Proteins encoded in a region of the Neisseria subflava genome:
- a CDS encoding NAD(P)-dependent oxidoreductase, which produces MKIAVIGATGYVGNAVVQELADRGHEVTAFARNTDKVFQAQNVAAVSADVNAADFADKLAGFDAVVSAFNPGWTNPNIGADFTRGANSIVEAAKAAQVPYLLVVGGAGSLYVAPGLQVIDTPDFPKEIFDGANAARHLLAELLPRRDVNWSFVSPPARLGADGGFSEDKTGKYRLGKDDLLMDGKIPAGISVADLAVAIADDVENKAHLFERFTVAAV; this is translated from the coding sequence GTCGGCAACGCAGTCGTTCAAGAATTGGCAGACCGCGGTCATGAAGTAACCGCTTTTGCTCGCAACACAGACAAAGTTTTCCAAGCGCAAAATGTTGCCGCAGTCTCTGCAGATGTCAACGCAGCAGATTTTGCCGACAAACTGGCCGGTTTTGATGCCGTGGTCAGCGCGTTCAACCCGGGCTGGACCAATCCCAACATCGGCGCGGATTTCACACGCGGCGCAAACAGCATCGTCGAAGCGGCAAAAGCAGCGCAAGTGCCTTATTTGTTGGTCGTCGGCGGCGCGGGCAGCCTGTATGTGGCACCCGGTTTGCAAGTTATCGATACGCCCGACTTCCCGAAAGAAATTTTCGACGGCGCCAATGCCGCACGCCATCTCTTGGCAGAACTCCTGCCGCGCCGCGACGTGAACTGGTCTTTCGTTTCCCCTCCGGCACGACTGGGCGCGGACGGCGGTTTCAGCGAAGACAAAACCGGCAAATACCGCTTGGGTAAAGACGATTTGCTGATGGACGGTAAAATTCCGGCAGGCATCAGCGTGGCCGATTTGGCAGTCGCCATCGCCGACGATGTGGAAAACAAAGCGCATTTGTTTGAACGTTTTACCGTCGCCGCTGTTTAA